A single genomic interval of Chlorogloeopsis sp. ULAP01 harbors:
- a CDS encoding agmatinase family protein produces MTEQSSNNSNSHFQPPDTQANRALEKEANLPLTGWQQEVSKGLEFGLEAAESIRDRSIPTFSRGELPHFAGINTFLKAPYLEDVRKVGEYDVAIVGVPHDSGTTYRPGTRFGPQGIRRISALYTPYNFELGVDLREQITLCDVGDIFTIPANNEKSFDQISKGIAHIFSSGAFPIILGGDHSIGFPTVRGVCRHLGDKKVGIIHFDRHVDTQETDLDERMHTCPWFHATNIKNAPAKNLVQLGIGGWQVPRQGVKVCRERATNILTVTDITEMGLDAAVNFALERALDGTDCVYISFDIDCIDAGFVPGTGWPEPGGLLPREALYLLGKIVQNAPVCGLEVVEVSPPYDISDMTSLMATRVICDTMAHLVVSGQLPRKEKPAYIHPEAQPQLVEEWR; encoded by the coding sequence ATGACTGAGCAATCTTCTAATAACTCCAATTCTCATTTCCAACCACCTGATACACAAGCAAATCGGGCATTGGAAAAAGAAGCAAATTTGCCGCTCACGGGTTGGCAGCAGGAAGTTTCTAAAGGATTAGAATTTGGATTAGAAGCAGCAGAAAGTATACGCGATCGCTCAATTCCGACTTTTTCTCGTGGTGAACTTCCCCATTTTGCCGGGATTAATACTTTTTTAAAAGCACCCTATTTAGAAGATGTGCGGAAAGTTGGTGAATACGACGTTGCAATTGTCGGCGTACCCCACGATTCTGGCACAACTTATCGACCGGGGACGCGTTTTGGCCCTCAAGGCATCCGTCGCATTTCAGCATTATATACTCCTTATAACTTTGAATTGGGCGTGGATTTGCGCGAGCAGATTACTCTATGTGATGTCGGTGATATTTTCACCATTCCCGCCAATAATGAAAAATCCTTCGATCAGATTTCCAAAGGTATTGCCCACATTTTTAGTTCCGGTGCATTTCCCATCATTTTGGGAGGCGATCACTCAATTGGTTTTCCTACAGTTCGGGGAGTTTGTCGTCATTTAGGCGATAAAAAAGTAGGAATTATTCACTTCGATCGCCACGTCGATACCCAGGAAACAGACTTAGATGAAAGAATGCATACTTGTCCCTGGTTCCACGCCACAAATATCAAAAATGCTCCGGCGAAAAACTTGGTGCAATTAGGGATTGGTGGCTGGCAAGTACCGCGTCAAGGCGTCAAAGTTTGTCGAGAAAGAGCCACGAATATTTTAACAGTCACAGATATTACAGAAATGGGGCTAGATGCAGCCGTCAATTTTGCTTTAGAAAGAGCATTAGACGGTACAGACTGCGTTTATATCAGCTTCGATATTGACTGCATTGATGCTGGCTTTGTCCCTGGCACTGGTTGGCCGGAACCTGGTGGATTGTTACCACGGGAGGCGCTATATTTGTTGGGTAAAATTGTCCAAAATGCGCCTGTGTGCGGGCTGGAAGTTGTAGAAGTGTCGCCGCCCTACGATATCAGCGATATGACATCATTAATGGCAACGCGAGTAATTTGTGATACGATGGCGCATCTAGTTGTATCCGGACAGTTACCGCGTAAAGAAAAACCTGCATATATTCACCCTGAAGCTCAACCGCAATTAGTAGAAGAATGGAGGTGA
- the hypA gene encoding hydrogenase maturation nickel metallochaperone HypA: protein MHETDMTKALILTVKDWWESQPKQPHISQIHLIVGKFTCVEPASLQFAFEVQTHNTFLEGVKLVIQETSLIAFCHRCQQEYSPQIGLQYTCPDCHSPMEDIRSGRELKIDKIEYDYASNF, encoded by the coding sequence GTGCACGAAACTGACATGACAAAAGCGCTAATTTTAACAGTAAAAGATTGGTGGGAATCTCAACCAAAACAGCCTCACATTTCCCAAATTCATTTAATTGTTGGGAAGTTTACTTGCGTTGAACCTGCTAGTTTGCAATTTGCTTTTGAAGTCCAAACACACAACACATTTTTAGAAGGAGTAAAACTAGTAATTCAAGAAACCTCACTAATCGCCTTTTGTCATCGTTGCCAACAAGAATATTCACCTCAAATTGGGTTGCAATACACCTGTCCTGATTGTCATTCTCCAATGGAAGATATTCGCTCAGGTAGAGAATTGAAAATTGACAAAATTGAGTACGATTATGCATCAAACTTTTGA